Within Pseudomonas paeninsulae, the genomic segment CTGGCGTTTCAGGCGATTGCGTTCAACCGAGAGCTTGACGCTCTTCTTGCCGATCACCAAACCCAAACGGGGGTGGTCAAGCTGGTTGCTACGCGCCAGCAGCAGGACATTTTTGCCCGGAACTTTGCCGCTAGGGGAGTCGAAGACTGCCTTGAATTGTCGGGGGGTTAGCAGACGCTTTTCCCGACTGAAGTCTCGACTCACCAC encodes:
- the rnpA gene encoding ribonuclease P protein component, which translates into the protein MSRDFSREKRLLTPRQFKAVFDSPSGKVPGKNVLLLARSNQLDHPRLGLVIGKKSVKLSVERNRLKRQIRESFRLNQDNLVGWDIVVVARKGLGDLQNAELALQFGKLWKRLARNKPSPETSTPIGINDSPHA